From the Deinococcus cellulosilyticus NBRC 106333 = KACC 11606 genome, the window GGTCACGTGGACCACGGTAAAACCACCCTCACCGCCGCGATCACCTTTACCGCAGCCGCAGCTGACCCCACCGTGGAAAAGCTCGCCTACGACCAGATCGACAAGGCCCCCGAGGAAAAAGCCCGTGGCATCACCATCAACACCGCTCACGTGGAGTACAACACCCCCGCACGCCACTACTCCCACGTGGACTGCCCCGGTCACGCTGACTACGTCAAAAACATGATCACCGGAGCAGCTCAAATGGACGGCGCCATCCTCGTCGTCTCCGCCGCCGACGGCCCCATGCCCCAGACCCGCGAACACATCCTGCTCGCCCGTCAGGTCGGTGTGCCCTACATCGTCGTGTTCATGAACAAGTGCGACATGGTCGACGACGCTGAACTCCAGGAACTCGTCGAAATGGAAATCCGCGAGCTCTTGAGCCGTTACGAATTCCCTGGCGACGACATCCCCGTCATCAAAGGTTCCGCCCTGCAGGCCCTCGAAGCTGTTCAGGCCAACAACAAAATTGGTCGCGGCGAAAACGAGTGGGTTGACCGCATCTGGGAACTCCTCGACGCCGTGGACAGCTACATCCCCACCCCCGAGCGTGCCGTGGACAAACCCTTCCTGATGCCCGTCGAAGACGTGTTCACCATCACCGGACGTGGCACCGTCGCCACCGGACGTGTGGAGCGCGGCATCTGCAAAGTCGGCGATGAAGTGGAAATCGTGGGTCTGCGCGACACCAAGAAAACCACCGTCACCGGCGTGGAAATGCACCGCAAGCTGCTCGACCAGGGCATCGCAGGCGACAACGTCGGCGTGCTGCTGCGTGGTGTGGCCC encodes:
- the tuf gene encoding elongation factor Tu — encoded protein: GHVDHGKTTLTAAITFTAAAADPTVEKLAYDQIDKAPEEKARGITINTAHVEYNTPARHYSHVDCPGHADYVKNMITGAAQMDGAILVVSAADGPMPQTREHILLARQVGVPYIVVFMNKCDMVDDAELQELVEMEIRELLSRYEFPGDDIPVIKGSALQALEAVQANNKIGRGENEWVDRIWELLDAVDSYIPTPERAVDKPFLMPVEDVFTITGRGTVATGRVERGICKVGDEVEIVGLRDTKKTTVTGVEMHRKLLDQGIAGDNVGVLLRGVARDDIERGQVLAKPGSIKPHTKFLGSVYILSKEEGGRHSAFFGGYRPQFYFRTTDVTGVISLPEGVEMVMPGDNIELTVDLIKPIAMEEGLR